Proteins from one Candidatus Poseidoniia archaeon genomic window:
- a CDS encoding KEOPS complex subunit Pcc1, translating into MGGNAGDTRIAQLASAIEQAVASATSGPATVAFSGGVDSSLVAMLASRHAEVELLVVGTPGAHDLAAAEESAALLNLNIRRLEISPTQMVAASQELAATLRLSQQEVEFLLPFWLVAREATHPCLLCGQGADELFGGYDRFRRPGATPDLAVEVADLQARLTQREEIITRHFDREVACPYLDARVIAAAEAFPQAERIAAPGKAPLRAAATTLGLPAPVAQRPKKAAQYGSGAQKAIRGAQQQRLRLTLRFSSAAVAAAVAAATGPDNAGWVTLERDGATLAVRIVAASVGSLREAAEDFLACASLAARVAEKD; encoded by the coding sequence GTGGGTGGTAATGCTGGTGACACGCGAATCGCACAGCTGGCCAGCGCCATTGAGCAGGCGGTCGCTTCCGCAACGAGCGGCCCCGCGACGGTCGCGTTTTCGGGTGGCGTCGACTCCTCGCTGGTCGCAATGCTGGCGTCGCGCCATGCCGAAGTGGAGCTGCTGGTGGTTGGCACGCCGGGCGCGCACGACCTCGCCGCGGCGGAGGAATCGGCAGCGCTGCTTAATTTAAATATTCGTCGCCTTGAGATTTCTCCCACGCAAATGGTCGCCGCTAGCCAGGAACTGGCCGCGACGCTGAGGCTTTCGCAGCAGGAAGTCGAGTTCCTGCTCCCCTTCTGGCTGGTCGCCCGCGAGGCGACCCACCCGTGTCTGCTCTGCGGTCAGGGCGCCGACGAACTTTTTGGCGGCTACGACCGCTTCCGGCGCCCCGGCGCGACCCCCGACCTCGCCGTGGAGGTGGCAGACTTGCAGGCGCGGCTGACGCAGCGCGAAGAAATCATCACGCGCCACTTCGACCGCGAGGTGGCGTGCCCGTATCTCGACGCGCGCGTCATCGCCGCCGCTGAAGCGTTCCCGCAGGCGGAGCGCATCGCCGCGCCCGGCAAGGCGCCGTTGCGCGCGGCCGCCACAACGCTGGGATTGCCGGCGCCAGTCGCGCAGCGGCCGAAGAAGGCAGCGCAATACGGCAGCGGCGCGCAGAAGGCGATTCGTGGCGCGCAGCAGCAGCGGCTGAGGCTGACGCTGCGCTTCTCCTCCGCGGCGGTCGCCGCGGCGGTCGCTGCCGCGACCGGTCCCGACAACGCGGGCTGGGTGACGCTCGAACGCGACGGCGCGACGCTTGCGGTGCGCATCGTCGCCGCCAGCGTCGGGAGCCTGCGCGAGGCGGCCGAGGACTTCCTGGCGTGCGCCTCGCTCGCCGCCCGCGTGGCCGAAAAGGACTAG
- the dph2 gene encoding diphthamide biosynthesis enzyme Dph2 codes for MAEPRFDWESGIDALAPHLSGAKRIGLQVPEGLRPRAPDIVARLAQLSGAEVLLWGDPTFGACDLADRPLSEVGVDALVHLGHLPMPYHADCYAVPVHFVPVQHIGALVLPRKAIARLHELLPEAIGVVTTAQHLHLLGELQERLATAGFAPEVGEGGPRLAAPGQLLGCNSAAARTLDVPGYLYLGTGIFHPLTVALSTGKPVVCLDPHSGAVTAADADRFLRQRYAAIVAGGRAQRWAVMFSTQIGQERLALAERLAGELRDAGHEALLIGGIHQSEGQLAGLGIGAAVITACPRVAIEDGPTWSIPLLTVPELQILLGRRESEPYPFDEFP; via the coding sequence ATGGCTGAACCGCGCTTCGATTGGGAGAGCGGCATCGACGCGCTGGCGCCGCATCTTTCCGGCGCGAAGCGCATCGGGCTGCAGGTTCCCGAGGGGCTGCGCCCGCGCGCGCCTGACATCGTAGCGCGGCTGGCGCAGCTGAGCGGCGCAGAGGTGCTGTTGTGGGGCGACCCCACCTTCGGCGCCTGCGACCTGGCCGACCGCCCGCTCTCGGAAGTGGGCGTCGACGCGCTGGTGCATCTCGGCCACCTGCCGATGCCGTATCACGCCGACTGCTATGCGGTGCCGGTGCACTTCGTCCCGGTGCAGCACATCGGCGCGCTCGTGCTCCCCCGCAAGGCCATCGCCCGACTGCACGAGCTGCTGCCAGAGGCCATCGGTGTCGTTACGACCGCGCAGCACTTGCACTTGCTCGGGGAGCTGCAGGAGCGGCTCGCCACGGCGGGCTTCGCGCCCGAGGTGGGCGAAGGCGGCCCGCGGCTAGCGGCGCCGGGGCAGCTGCTCGGCTGCAACTCGGCGGCGGCGCGCACGCTTGACGTTCCCGGCTATCTCTATCTTGGCACCGGCATCTTCCACCCGCTGACCGTCGCGCTCTCGACCGGCAAGCCGGTGGTGTGCCTTGACCCGCACAGCGGTGCGGTGACGGCGGCGGACGCCGATCGCTTCCTGCGGCAGCGCTACGCGGCGATTGTCGCGGGTGGGCGGGCGCAGCGCTGGGCGGTGATGTTCTCGACGCAAATCGGCCAGGAGCGGCTGGCGCTGGCGGAGCGCCTGGCGGGGGAGCTGCGCGACGCGGGCCACGAAGCGCTGCTCATCGGCGGCATCCACCAGTCCGAAGGCCAGCTCGCGGGGCTTGGCATCGGCGCGGCGGTGATTACCGCCTGCCCGCGGGTCGCCATCGAGGATGGCCCGACGTGGAGCATCCCACTACTGACGGTGCCGGAGCTGCAAATCCTGCTCGGAAGGCGCGAGTCGGAGCCATATCCCTTCGATGAATTCCCGTAA
- a CDS encoding PqqD family protein, with amino-acid sequence MSGPVPSAAVLNARPLRNEESASWELEDGLAVITHAKEFSRLEGWVRDRIGGPGELRRPLDRFTTFLWLKCDGAHTVAGLVAALEAEFGEEAAPAAERVQKWLQRMLELGLLRLESGK; translated from the coding sequence GTGAGCGGTCCCGTTCCTTCGGCGGCGGTGCTGAACGCGCGGCCGCTGCGCAACGAGGAGAGTGCGAGCTGGGAGCTGGAGGATGGCTTGGCAGTCATCACCCACGCCAAGGAGTTCTCGCGGCTCGAAGGGTGGGTGCGCGACCGCATCGGCGGGCCGGGGGAGCTGCGGCGGCCGCTCGACCGCTTCACCACCTTCCTGTGGCTGAAGTGCGACGGCGCGCACACGGTCGCCGGTCTGGTTGCGGCGCTCGAGGCGGAGTTTGGCGAGGAGGCGGCCCCCGCCGCGGAACGGGTGCAGAAGTGGCTGCAGCGGATGCTCGAGCTGGGGCTGCTGCGGCTGGAGTCTGGAAAATGA